In a genomic window of Arthrobacter woluwensis:
- a CDS encoding phospho-sugar mutase has translation MAPHSTAHDDAASAPLPAGLAQRAREWAATDPDSATAAQLLALVDDAERGSATATAELEDAFSGTLQFGTAGLRAALGPGPMRMNRVVVRRAAAGFAAFLNDALGVDGEARAPRVVVGFDARHNSDVFARDSAAVFTAAGLQVFLMPSALPTPLLAYAVRALDADGGVMVTASHNPPQDNGYKVYLGGRAVPEGARGSQIVEPYDARIAAAIAAVGPSESIVLAASGWEILPATIEDDYRAAVVALALPERFPERDLDIVLTPMHGVGGRTTEAVLREAGFTSVTQVAEQAQPDPDFPTVSFPNPEEPGALDLALALAEETGADVVLANDPDADRAAVAAFDPDADGGRGAWRMLRGDEVGALLGAHMADRLAGRTEGVFANSIVSSRLLSRIAAAAGYEHRETLTGFKWISRVPGLVYGYEEALGYCVAPELARDKDGISAALLIAELAAHAKAHDTSLFGLLDALALEHGLHASDQLSVRVADLSLLDTMMATLRATPPAALADSAVVVAQDLSQGTEELPGTNGLKYLSEDDTQVIVRPSGTEPKLKCYLEVVVPVDGADALPAAKQEARRRLDAVLDGMRSALGV, from the coding sequence ATGGCCCCGCACAGCACGGCGCACGACGACGCCGCCTCCGCTCCCCTGCCCGCCGGCCTCGCGCAGCGGGCCCGGGAGTGGGCGGCCACCGACCCTGACAGCGCCACCGCGGCGCAGCTGCTCGCCCTCGTGGACGACGCGGAGCGCGGCTCCGCCACGGCGACGGCCGAGCTGGAGGACGCGTTCTCCGGGACCCTCCAGTTCGGCACGGCCGGTCTCCGCGCCGCGCTGGGCCCGGGTCCGATGCGGATGAACCGCGTGGTGGTGCGCCGCGCCGCGGCCGGTTTCGCGGCCTTCCTCAACGACGCCCTGGGAGTCGACGGCGAGGCCCGTGCGCCGCGCGTCGTGGTCGGCTTCGACGCCCGCCACAACTCGGACGTCTTCGCACGGGACTCCGCGGCCGTGTTCACGGCCGCGGGCCTGCAGGTCTTCCTCATGCCGTCCGCGCTGCCCACCCCCTTGCTCGCTTACGCGGTGCGGGCCCTGGACGCCGACGGCGGTGTCATGGTCACGGCCAGCCACAACCCGCCGCAGGACAACGGCTACAAGGTGTACCTCGGCGGGCGCGCCGTGCCCGAGGGCGCCCGCGGCTCGCAGATCGTGGAGCCGTACGACGCGCGGATCGCGGCGGCGATCGCCGCCGTCGGGCCGTCCGAGTCGATCGTTCTGGCAGCGTCCGGCTGGGAGATCCTCCCGGCGACCATCGAGGACGACTACCGCGCGGCCGTGGTCGCGTTGGCCCTGCCCGAGCGGTTCCCGGAGCGGGACCTGGACATCGTCCTCACCCCGATGCACGGCGTCGGCGGGCGGACCACCGAGGCGGTGCTGCGCGAGGCCGGATTCACCTCGGTGACGCAGGTCGCCGAGCAGGCGCAGCCCGATCCCGACTTCCCCACCGTGAGCTTCCCCAATCCGGAGGAGCCCGGTGCGCTCGACCTGGCCCTGGCCCTCGCCGAGGAGACCGGCGCGGACGTGGTCCTGGCCAACGACCCCGACGCCGACCGTGCCGCCGTGGCCGCCTTCGACCCGGACGCCGACGGCGGCCGGGGCGCGTGGCGGATGCTGCGCGGCGACGAGGTGGGCGCCCTGCTGGGGGCCCACATGGCCGACCGCCTCGCGGGCCGGACCGAGGGCGTCTTCGCGAATTCGATCGTGTCCTCCCGGCTGCTCTCCCGCATCGCGGCCGCCGCCGGCTATGAGCACCGCGAGACCCTCACCGGGTTCAAGTGGATCTCCCGCGTGCCGGGCCTCGTCTACGGCTACGAGGAGGCCCTCGGGTACTGCGTGGCGCCGGAGCTGGCCCGTGACAAGGACGGGATCTCCGCCGCCCTGCTGATCGCGGAGCTCGCCGCCCACGCCAAGGCCCACGACACCTCGCTCTTCGGCCTCCTCGACGCGCTGGCCCTCGAGCACGGCCTCCATGCGAGCGATCAGCTGAGCGTCCGGGTGGCCGATCTCAGCCTGCTGGACACCATGATGGCGACCCTCCGCGCGACTCCCCCGGCGGCGCTGGCGGACTCCGCCGTCGTCGTCGCGCAGGACCTGTCGCAGGGCACGGAGGAGCTTCCCGGCACCAACGGGCTCAAGTACCTCAGCGAGGACGACACGCAGGTGATCGTGCGGCCCAGTGGCACCGAGCCGAAACTCAAGTGCTACCTCGAAGTGGTCGTGCCGGTCGACGGCGCTGACGCACTGCCCGCGGCCAAGCAGGAGGCCCGACGCCGGCTGGACGCCGTGCTGGACGGCATGAGGTCCGCGCTGGGCGTCTGA
- the mfd gene encoding transcription-repair coupling factor codes for MSPRTASATSSQNPAVFQAQLAGIRTVLAEDPAFGNLRVSAAQGTRRSDDFHLGAPSGLNPVVIAELVDGLKELDSERPDAGAGSSVGTAPAVVLAVTATGREAEDLAAALRAYLPEDEVAEFPSWETLPHERLSPRSDTVGRRLTVLRRLAHPEAFATPLRVVVAPVRAVVQPVVAGLGDLEPVTVRVGAEVPFEDLVRRLAAAAYARVDMVTHRGEFAVRGGILDVFPPTENHPIRIEFFGDEVEQMRYFAVADQRSLSVGDGVVHPEVLWAPPCRELLITPSVMSRAAKLQKSMPGAADMLEKIAGGITVEGMESLAPVLVDSMVPFVSSLPEGSIAFMIEPEKVRLRAHDLIATNEEFLAAAWSTASDGGAAPLDLGLDPEALLHEASFRTLADTRTDAQSAGVSWWDVSTLGVDEELGHDVDVLALRAREPRGYRGDVGEMLEFISSRIKDSWRLVVVTDGPGPAQRLAELFHDADVPCARVDRLADAPAPGIIEITTAEAGHGFVLDGLKFGVLTEADLLGRSSARGGTKDMRKMPSRRRNAVDPLSLHAGDFVVHEQHGIGRFVELVQRKTAGSDGVREYLVLEYAPSKRGAPGDRLFVPTDQLDQVTRYVGGDTPALSKMGGSDWASTKSKARRAVKEIAGELIRLYSARMASKGHAFGQDTPWQRELEQAFPYVETPDQLTTINEVKADMEKEIPMDRLVSGDVGYGKTEIAVRAAFKAIQDGKQVAVLVPTTLLAQQHHETFSERFSGFPVRVRALSRFQTAKESKETLAGVKDGSVDLVIGTHRLLSKEIEFKDLGLVIIDEEQRFGVEHKEALKKMRTNVDVLAMSATPIPRTLEMSLTGIRETSTLATPPEERHPVLTYVGPYTDKQVSAAVRRELMREGQVFFVHNRVSSIDRVAASIRELVPEARVEVAHGQMTEARLEQIIVDFWEKRFDVLVCTTIIETGLDISNANTLIVDGANNYGLSQLHQLRGRVGRGRERAYAYFLYPSEKPLGEVALERLKAVAAHNELGAGMQLAMKDLEIRGAGNLLGGEQSGHIQGVGFDLYIRLVGEAVAEYRGEKEESAAEMKIELPINAHLPHDYVPGERLRLEAYRKLAAAHTEAAIDEVRDELVDRYGEPPAPVVNLLDVARFRVAARAVGLTDVAVQGNFIKFAPAALPESKTMRLSRMYPGSQIKPALNAVLIPKPKTARVGGRDLADAQVLEWARNVLAAIFED; via the coding sequence ATGAGTCCTCGCACCGCATCCGCCACGTCCTCTCAGAACCCCGCCGTGTTCCAGGCACAGCTCGCGGGCATCCGCACCGTCCTGGCCGAAGACCCGGCCTTCGGGAACCTGCGGGTGTCCGCGGCCCAGGGCACCCGGCGCAGCGACGACTTCCACCTGGGCGCGCCGAGCGGCCTCAACCCCGTGGTCATCGCCGAGCTGGTGGACGGGCTCAAGGAGCTGGACTCCGAGCGGCCCGACGCCGGCGCCGGGAGCTCGGTGGGCACGGCGCCCGCCGTCGTGCTCGCCGTGACGGCGACGGGGCGTGAGGCGGAAGACCTGGCGGCCGCCCTGCGCGCCTATCTTCCCGAGGACGAGGTGGCCGAGTTCCCCAGCTGGGAGACGCTGCCTCATGAGCGGCTCTCGCCCCGTTCCGACACGGTCGGGCGCCGCCTGACCGTGCTGCGCCGCCTGGCCCACCCGGAGGCGTTCGCCACTCCGCTGCGCGTCGTCGTGGCGCCCGTGCGCGCCGTCGTCCAGCCGGTCGTGGCCGGTCTCGGCGACCTGGAGCCGGTCACGGTGCGGGTCGGCGCGGAGGTGCCGTTCGAGGACCTCGTCCGCCGGCTCGCCGCCGCGGCGTACGCGCGGGTGGACATGGTGACGCACCGCGGCGAGTTCGCCGTCCGTGGCGGCATCCTGGACGTCTTCCCGCCCACCGAGAACCACCCCATCCGCATCGAGTTCTTCGGCGACGAGGTGGAGCAGATGCGTTACTTCGCCGTCGCCGACCAGCGCTCCCTCTCCGTGGGTGACGGTGTGGTCCACCCGGAGGTCCTGTGGGCTCCGCCGTGCCGCGAACTGCTCATCACGCCGTCCGTCATGTCCCGCGCCGCGAAGCTGCAGAAGAGCATGCCCGGCGCCGCGGACATGCTGGAGAAGATCGCGGGCGGGATCACGGTGGAGGGCATGGAGTCCCTGGCGCCCGTGCTGGTCGACTCCATGGTGCCGTTCGTCTCGTCCCTGCCCGAGGGCTCGATCGCATTCATGATCGAACCGGAGAAGGTCCGCCTGCGCGCCCACGACCTCATCGCGACCAACGAGGAATTCCTCGCGGCCGCGTGGTCCACCGCCTCGGACGGCGGCGCCGCCCCGCTCGATCTCGGCCTGGACCCGGAGGCCCTCCTGCACGAGGCCAGCTTCCGCACGCTCGCCGACACCCGGACCGACGCGCAGTCGGCGGGCGTCTCCTGGTGGGACGTCTCCACCCTGGGCGTGGACGAGGAACTGGGGCACGACGTCGACGTGCTGGCATTGCGGGCCAGGGAACCGCGTGGATACCGCGGCGACGTGGGGGAGATGCTGGAGTTCATCTCCTCCCGCATCAAGGACTCCTGGCGGCTCGTCGTCGTCACGGACGGCCCGGGCCCGGCGCAGCGCCTCGCCGAGCTGTTCCACGACGCCGACGTGCCCTGTGCCCGGGTGGACCGGCTGGCGGACGCGCCGGCTCCCGGCATCATCGAGATCACGACGGCGGAGGCCGGCCACGGCTTCGTGCTGGACGGGCTGAAGTTCGGCGTCCTCACCGAGGCCGATCTGCTCGGCCGTTCGAGCGCCCGCGGCGGCACCAAGGACATGCGGAAGATGCCGTCCCGGCGCCGCAACGCCGTCGACCCGCTGTCCCTGCACGCCGGCGACTTCGTCGTGCACGAACAGCACGGCATCGGCCGGTTCGTGGAGCTGGTGCAGCGGAAGACCGCGGGCTCGGACGGGGTGCGCGAGTACCTGGTCCTGGAGTACGCGCCGTCCAAGCGGGGCGCCCCGGGGGACCGCCTCTTCGTCCCCACCGATCAGCTGGACCAGGTCACCCGTTACGTCGGCGGCGACACCCCGGCGCTCAGCAAGATGGGCGGCTCCGACTGGGCCTCCACCAAGTCCAAGGCCCGCCGGGCGGTCAAGGAGATCGCCGGGGAGCTCATCCGGCTGTACTCGGCTCGCATGGCGTCCAAGGGTCACGCCTTCGGGCAGGACACCCCCTGGCAGCGCGAGCTGGAACAGGCGTTCCCGTATGTCGAGACGCCGGATCAGCTGACCACCATCAACGAGGTCAAGGCGGACATGGAGAAGGAGATCCCCATGGACCGCCTCGTCTCCGGCGACGTCGGCTACGGCAAGACCGAGATCGCGGTTCGCGCCGCGTTCAAGGCCATCCAGGACGGCAAGCAGGTGGCCGTCCTGGTGCCCACCACGCTCCTCGCCCAGCAGCACCACGAGACTTTCAGCGAGCGGTTCTCCGGGTTCCCGGTCCGGGTCCGAGCCCTGTCCCGGTTCCAGACCGCCAAGGAGTCCAAGGAGACGCTCGCGGGGGTCAAGGACGGCAGCGTCGATCTCGTGATCGGCACGCATCGCTTGCTGTCCAAGGAGATCGAGTTCAAGGACCTGGGCCTCGTCATCATCGACGAGGAACAGCGCTTCGGCGTCGAGCACAAGGAAGCGCTCAAGAAAATGCGAACCAACGTGGACGTGCTGGCCATGTCCGCCACCCCGATCCCGCGCACTCTCGAGATGTCCCTCACCGGCATCCGGGAGACCTCCACACTGGCCACGCCGCCGGAGGAGCGTCACCCCGTGCTGACCTATGTGGGCCCGTACACGGACAAGCAGGTCTCCGCCGCGGTCCGCCGTGAGCTCATGCGCGAGGGCCAGGTGTTCTTCGTGCACAACCGGGTGTCCTCGATCGACCGGGTGGCCGCGTCCATCCGCGAGCTGGTCCCGGAGGCGCGTGTCGAAGTGGCCCACGGACAGATGACCGAGGCCCGCCTGGAACAGATCATCGTGGACTTCTGGGAGAAGCGGTTCGACGTGCTGGTGTGCACCACCATCATCGAGACCGGCCTGGACATCTCCAACGCCAACACCCTGATCGTGGACGGCGCCAACAACTACGGTCTCTCCCAGCTGCACCAGCTCCGGGGCCGCGTGGGCCGTGGCCGGGAGCGGGCCTACGCCTACTTCCTGTACCCCTCGGAGAAGCCGCTGGGCGAGGTGGCCCTGGAACGTCTCAAGGCCGTCGCCGCGCACAACGAGCTCGGCGCCGGCATGCAGCTCGCCATGAAGGACCTGGAGATCCGCGGAGCGGGCAACCTTCTGGGCGGTGAGCAGTCGGGCCACATCCAGGGGGTGGGCTTCGACCTCTACATCCGCCTGGTTGGCGAGGCCGTCGCGGAGTACCGCGGGGAGAAGGAGGAATCGGCGGCGGAGATGAAGATCGAACTGCCGATCAACGCCCACCTGCCGCACGACTACGTGCCGGGGGAGCGCCTGCGCCTCGAGGCCTACCGCAAGCTTGCTGCGGCCCACACGGAAGCCGCCATCGACGAGGTGCGCGATGAACTGGTGGACCGCTACGGCGAGCCGCCCGCCCCCGTGGTCAACCTCCTGGACGTGGCGCGCTTCCGGGTGGCCGCCCGCGCGGTCGGCCTGACCGACGTCGCGGTCCAGGGCAACTTCATCAAGTTCGCCCCGGCGGCGCTGCCGGAGTCCAAGACCATGCGCCTGAGCCGCATGTACCCAGGCTCCCAGATCAAGCCGGCGCTCAACGCGGTGCTGATCCCGAAGCCGAAGACGGCGCGGGTCGGGGGACGCGATCTCGCCGACGCGCAGGTCCTCGAGTGGGCGCGCAACGTGCTCGCGGCGATCTTCGAGGACTAG
- a CDS encoding alpha/beta fold hydrolase, with protein sequence MDLLLVPGLWLDASSWDEVTPGLIAAGHRPHPLTLPGVGAPAAESSSLTIDDWVAATVTQIDALDGPVVLVGHSGGGNVVWGAADARPDKVSRVILVDTAVPPPGAMISEFDVVDGVIPFPGWDFFDEEEVYDLTPEVRERAANATFSVPAQVPTGPISLTDERRYDVPVTVLSGGMDEEQFRAALAQWGAFADEAAAVKSLDVVTIGSGHWPQFSVPERLAGLIAEAASR encoded by the coding sequence ATGGATCTCCTCCTCGTACCCGGTCTCTGGCTCGACGCGTCCTCCTGGGATGAGGTGACCCCGGGGCTCATCGCCGCCGGGCACCGTCCGCATCCCCTCACTCTCCCCGGTGTCGGCGCGCCGGCCGCGGAGTCGTCCTCCCTCACCATCGACGACTGGGTCGCGGCGACCGTCACGCAGATCGACGCGCTGGACGGGCCCGTGGTCCTCGTCGGCCACAGCGGCGGAGGCAACGTCGTGTGGGGCGCCGCGGATGCGCGTCCGGACAAGGTCTCGCGCGTGATCCTCGTCGACACCGCCGTGCCGCCGCCCGGCGCCATGATCTCGGAATTCGACGTGGTGGACGGGGTGATCCCGTTCCCGGGCTGGGACTTCTTCGACGAGGAAGAGGTGTACGACCTCACCCCGGAGGTGCGGGAACGTGCCGCGAACGCCACCTTCAGCGTTCCGGCACAGGTGCCCACGGGGCCCATCTCCCTGACGGACGAGCGACGGTACGACGTGCCGGTGACCGTCCTCTCGGGCGGCATGGACGAGGAGCAGTTCCGCGCGGCGCTGGCCCAGTGGGGTGCGTTCGCGGACGAGGCGGCGGCCGTGAAATCGCTCGACGTCGTGACCATCGGCTCGGGTCACTGGCCTCAGTTCTCCGTCCCTGAGCGGCTCGCCGGCCTCATCGCGGAGGCTGCGTCCCGCTGA
- a CDS encoding MFS transporter, giving the protein MSSTPATPAAPGTPGAPVAAPAANTRGRVIFASLIGTTIEFYDFYAYATASVLVFPRLFFPNATDINAILSAFAIFGVAFVARPIGSILFGHFGDKLGRKGTLVASLLTMGIATFLIGFLPPAAGGWVVLAPLALVVLRFAQGIALGGEWSGAALLATENAPAGKRAIWGTFPQLGAPIGFILSNLIFVALQTWLTPQQFLDWGWRVPFILSAVIVAVGLYVRLKLEESLSFQKVIAEDKVASVPLAVTFRFHWRQVLAGTFIMLATYVLFYLMTSFTLTYGTAADTAAKAEAAAKKAGKAFDPAAFVPGLGVDKTLFQWMLILGVVFFGIFTVVSGPLAEKYGRRKFLIWVTAGIFVFGCAWTLMFGPGPGAAMVGLIIGFTLMGLTFGPMAAYLPELFPANVRYTGSAVAYNLSSVIGAAPASFVAIALWQAGHGSTWMVGVYLALAAVLTLVALFLTRETADVDYENNVA; this is encoded by the coding sequence ATGTCATCCACTCCAGCCACACCGGCTGCCCCGGGAACCCCGGGGGCACCCGTGGCGGCGCCAGCCGCCAACACGCGAGGACGCGTGATCTTCGCCAGCCTCATCGGCACCACGATCGAGTTCTACGACTTCTACGCGTACGCCACGGCGTCCGTACTCGTGTTCCCGCGGCTCTTCTTCCCGAACGCCACGGACATCAACGCGATCCTGAGCGCCTTCGCCATCTTCGGCGTGGCGTTCGTCGCCCGCCCCATCGGCTCCATCCTGTTCGGTCACTTCGGTGACAAGCTGGGCCGCAAGGGAACCCTGGTGGCTTCGCTGCTGACCATGGGCATCGCGACCTTCCTCATCGGGTTCCTCCCGCCGGCCGCGGGCGGCTGGGTCGTCCTGGCCCCGCTGGCGCTCGTGGTCCTCCGGTTCGCGCAGGGCATCGCCCTCGGCGGCGAGTGGTCCGGCGCCGCGCTGCTGGCCACTGAGAACGCTCCGGCGGGCAAGCGCGCCATCTGGGGCACATTCCCGCAGCTGGGCGCTCCCATCGGCTTCATCCTCTCGAACCTGATCTTCGTCGCCCTCCAGACGTGGCTGACCCCACAGCAGTTCCTGGACTGGGGCTGGCGTGTGCCGTTCATCCTGTCCGCCGTGATCGTGGCCGTCGGCCTGTACGTCCGCCTCAAGCTCGAGGAGTCGCTGTCCTTCCAGAAGGTCATCGCCGAGGACAAGGTCGCCAGTGTCCCGCTGGCCGTCACCTTCCGGTTCCACTGGCGTCAGGTCCTGGCCGGCACGTTCATCATGCTGGCCACCTACGTGCTCTTCTACCTCATGACGAGCTTCACACTTACCTACGGCACCGCTGCCGACACCGCCGCCAAGGCCGAAGCCGCCGCGAAGAAGGCCGGGAAGGCCTTCGATCCCGCCGCCTTCGTCCCGGGTCTCGGCGTCGACAAGACGCTCTTCCAGTGGATGCTCATCCTCGGTGTGGTGTTCTTCGGCATCTTCACCGTGGTGTCCGGCCCGCTGGCCGAGAAGTATGGCCGCCGGAAGTTCCTGATCTGGGTCACTGCCGGGATCTTCGTCTTCGGCTGCGCCTGGACGCTCATGTTCGGCCCCGGCCCGGGCGCCGCGATGGTCGGTCTGATTATCGGCTTCACGCTGATGGGTCTCACCTTCGGGCCGATGGCGGCCTATCTGCCGGAACTGTTCCCCGCGAACGTCCGCTATACCGGTTCGGCCGTGGCGTACAACCTCTCCAGCGTGATCGGCGCCGCCCCCGCGTCCTTCGTGGCGATCGCCCTCTGGCAGGCCGGCCACGGCAGCACGTGGATGGTCGGCGTCTACCTGGCGCTGGCCGCCGTCCTGACGCTGGTGGCCCTGTTCCTCACCCGTGAGACGGCGGACGTGGACTACGAGAACAACGTCGCCTGA
- a CDS encoding NAD(P)H-quinone dehydrogenase — translation MSTHPDFAAPRIAVLGGGPGGYEAAAVAASLGAKVTVIERNGLGGAAVLTDVVPSKTLIATADLMARVSEAHSLGVRFEVDSGAPTMVADLEHIDRRVMELAQEQSDDIRRSLEEAGVKVLIGDGVLQDDRTIKVTTKSGSVRTVDADAIILAVGAHPRELPSAKPDGERILNWTQLYNLTTLPEELIVVGSGVTGAEFASAYNGLGSKVTLISSRDQVLPGEDSDAADVLEEVFERRGVRVLSRSRAEKVERTEDGVLVTLGDGSTITGTHCLMCVGSIPNTEGIGLENAGVALTDSGHIKVDGVSRTTAHNVYAAGDCTGVFALASVAAMQGRIAVAHIMGDGVRPLKLNEVASNIFTSPEIASVGVSEKDLSTGRYQGDVVMLPLKANPRAKMRNSKDGFVKIISRKGSGTVIGGVVVGPNASELIFPIALAVAKKLHVDDVASTFTVFPSLTGSIAEAARRLHVHHYDG, via the coding sequence GTGAGCACGCATCCTGATTTCGCCGCGCCCCGTATCGCCGTCCTCGGAGGTGGTCCCGGTGGTTACGAGGCCGCCGCGGTCGCCGCATCCCTGGGCGCGAAGGTCACCGTCATCGAGCGCAACGGCCTGGGAGGCGCCGCGGTCCTGACCGACGTCGTGCCCTCCAAGACCCTGATCGCCACCGCCGACCTCATGGCGCGCGTCTCGGAGGCCCACTCCCTGGGTGTCCGTTTCGAGGTGGACTCCGGCGCGCCGACCATGGTGGCCGACCTGGAGCACATCGACCGCCGTGTCATGGAGCTGGCCCAGGAGCAGTCGGATGACATCCGCCGCAGCCTTGAGGAGGCCGGCGTGAAGGTGCTGATCGGCGACGGCGTGCTGCAGGACGACCGCACCATCAAGGTCACCACCAAGTCGGGCTCGGTGCGCACGGTCGACGCGGACGCCATCATCCTGGCCGTCGGCGCGCATCCCCGCGAGCTGCCGAGCGCCAAGCCGGACGGCGAGCGGATCCTGAACTGGACCCAGCTCTACAACCTGACCACGCTGCCTGAGGAACTGATCGTGGTCGGTTCCGGCGTGACCGGCGCCGAGTTCGCCTCCGCGTACAACGGCCTGGGCTCGAAGGTCACGCTGATCTCCAGCCGCGACCAGGTCCTCCCGGGTGAGGACAGCGACGCCGCCGACGTGCTGGAAGAGGTCTTCGAGCGCCGCGGCGTCCGCGTCCTGTCCCGCTCGCGTGCCGAGAAGGTGGAGCGCACCGAGGACGGCGTGCTCGTCACCCTCGGCGACGGCAGCACCATCACGGGCACCCACTGCCTCATGTGCGTGGGCTCGATCCCGAACACCGAAGGCATCGGCCTGGAGAACGCCGGAGTGGCGCTGACCGACTCGGGTCACATCAAGGTCGACGGCGTCTCCCGCACCACGGCCCACAACGTTTATGCGGCGGGCGACTGCACCGGGGTGTTCGCCCTGGCGTCCGTGGCCGCCATGCAGGGCCGCATCGCGGTGGCCCACATCATGGGCGACGGCGTCCGCCCCCTCAAGCTCAACGAGGTGGCCTCCAACATCTTCACCTCGCCGGAGATCGCCTCGGTGGGCGTCTCCGAAAAGGACCTCTCCACGGGCCGCTACCAGGGCGACGTCGTCATGCTGCCGCTCAAGGCCAATCCGCGCGCCAAGATGCGCAACTCCAAGGACGGCTTCGTCAAGATCATCTCCCGCAAGGGCTCGGGCACCGTGATCGGCGGCGTCGTGGTGGGTCCGAACGCGTCGGAGCTGATCTTCCCGATCGCCCTCGCCGTGGCGAAGAAACTGCACGTGGACGACGTCGCGAGCACCTTCACGGTCTTCCCGTCGCTGACCGGTTCCATCGCGGAGGCGGCGCGCCGCCTGCACGTGCACCACTACGACGGCTAG
- a CDS encoding DUF2087 domain-containing protein, protein MSALSSVRVLLSLLRSPKSAPLVSRLAAGETVDAEERLAGNLVQSGLAVADDGGLRLAPDVLGQALTALDPAAQLDTLLATPRIALAGRAPGSVNGLVHAVVTRCVRDGEVLSEAQVNERLSVLVEDVAFFRRHAVDLDILRRKPDGSAYWLSPPSSSWTQQTA, encoded by the coding sequence ATGTCTGCTCTCAGTTCCGTCCGGGTGCTCCTCAGTCTCCTGCGGTCGCCGAAGTCCGCTCCCCTGGTCAGCCGTCTGGCCGCCGGAGAAACCGTCGACGCCGAAGAACGCCTCGCCGGGAACCTCGTGCAGAGCGGACTGGCTGTCGCCGACGACGGCGGGCTCAGACTCGCGCCGGACGTCCTGGGGCAGGCCCTCACGGCTCTGGACCCGGCAGCGCAGCTCGACACCCTGCTCGCCACCCCGAGGATCGCGCTGGCGGGCCGGGCGCCGGGCAGCGTGAACGGCCTCGTCCATGCGGTGGTCACGCGCTGCGTCCGGGACGGGGAGGTGCTTTCTGAAGCCCAGGTCAACGAACGGCTGTCCGTCCTGGTCGAGGACGTCGCGTTCTTCCGCCGCCACGCCGTGGACCTGGACATCCTCCGCCGGAAGCCCGACGGATCCGCCTACTGGCTCAGCCCGCCGTCGTCGTCCTGGACGCAGCAGACGGCGTAA
- a CDS encoding LysM peptidoglycan-binding domain-containing protein translates to MKQNAISLATRRSLAVVAASGALLGGVALAAPAANAAGESTWDALAQCESGGNWSINTGNGYYGGLQFDQSTWQAYGGTGSAAQASKSQQIAVAEKVQANQGWGAWPSCSSQLGLSGNGGGSAAAAPAPAQNTQIQAQGQYTQQAPEQAPVQQAPVQQAPVEQTQPAPRHAAEVPVTGKTYTVEAGDTLAKIAQKLGLKGGWELLADANANSVTDVNLIFPGQELQIPAE, encoded by the coding sequence ATGAAGCAGAACGCAATCTCCCTGGCTACCCGTCGCTCTCTTGCAGTCGTCGCCGCATCCGGCGCACTCCTGGGAGGGGTCGCCCTCGCGGCTCCCGCGGCGAACGCGGCCGGCGAGTCCACCTGGGACGCACTGGCTCAGTGCGAGTCCGGTGGCAACTGGTCCATCAACACGGGCAACGGCTACTACGGTGGCCTGCAGTTCGACCAGAGCACCTGGCAGGCCTACGGCGGCACCGGTTCCGCCGCCCAGGCCTCCAAGTCCCAGCAGATCGCCGTCGCCGAGAAGGTCCAGGCCAACCAGGGCTGGGGTGCCTGGCCGTCCTGCTCCTCGCAGCTGGGCCTCTCGGGCAACGGTGGCGGTTCCGCCGCCGCGGCTCCGGCTCCGGCGCAGAACACGCAGATCCAGGCTCAGGGTCAGTACACCCAGCAGGCCCCCGAGCAGGCTCCCGTCCAGCAGGCACCTGTCCAGCAGGCGCCCGTCGAGCAGACCCAGCCCGCTCCTCGCCACGCGGCCGAGGTGCCCGTGACCGGCAAGACCTACACGGTCGAGGCCGGCGACACCCTCGCCAAGATCGCGCAGAAGCTCGGTCTGAAGGGCGGCTGGGAGCTCCTGGCCGATGCCAACGCGAACTCCGTGACCGACGTGAACCTGATCTTCCCGGGTCAGGAACTGCAGATCCCCGCCGAGTAA
- the deoC gene encoding deoxyribose-phosphate aldolase: protein MSTNIASYIDHTLLKPDASREDVQRLCAEAVEYGFKSVCVNPVWVKTAVQALKGSQVLCCAVVGFPLGATPTDVKVFEARGAVEDGAAEIDMVINIASARADDKDALVEDIAAVAAAVHDGEAILKVIIETALLTDEQKVLACQASVEAGADFVKTSTGFNGGGATVEDVKLMRATVGPDLGVKASGGVRSLEDAQAMIAAGATRIGASSGIAIVKGEQGQSDY from the coding sequence ATGAGCACGAACATCGCCTCTTACATCGACCACACCCTCCTCAAGCCGGACGCGAGCCGCGAGGACGTGCAGCGCCTCTGCGCCGAGGCCGTCGAGTACGGTTTCAAGTCCGTGTGCGTGAACCCGGTCTGGGTGAAGACCGCCGTCCAGGCGCTCAAGGGCAGCCAGGTGCTGTGCTGCGCCGTGGTGGGCTTCCCGCTGGGCGCCACTCCGACCGATGTGAAGGTCTTCGAGGCTCGCGGGGCCGTGGAGGACGGCGCCGCCGAAATCGACATGGTCATCAACATCGCCTCCGCCCGCGCGGATGACAAGGACGCGCTCGTGGAGGACATCGCCGCCGTCGCCGCAGCGGTGCACGACGGCGAGGCGATCCTGAAGGTCATCATCGAGACCGCGCTGCTCACGGATGAGCAGAAGGTCCTCGCCTGCCAGGCGTCCGTCGAGGCGGGCGCGGACTTCGTCAAGACCTCCACCGGCTTCAACGGCGGCGGGGCGACCGTGGAGGACGTGAAGCTCATGCGTGCCACCGTGGGCCCCGATCTGGGCGTCAAGGCGTCCGGCGGAGTGCGGAGCCTGGAGGATGCACAGGCTATGATTGCTGCTGGTGCCACCCGCATCGGCGCGAGCTCCGGCATCGCCATCGTCAAGGGCGAACAGGGTCAGAGCGACTACTGA